From one Humulus lupulus chromosome 8, drHumLupu1.1, whole genome shotgun sequence genomic stretch:
- the LOC133795788 gene encoding zinc finger CCCH domain-containing protein 54 gives MLKGVNPSCVYDFSDHHFSGIAAAAEYNDRVDDAIYGSDEFRMYAYKIKRCPRMRSHDWTECPYAHRGEKAQRRDPRKFNYSAIVCPAFRNGASCSKGDTCEFAHGVFEYWLHPARYRTRACNSGQLCQRKVCFFAHSPEQLRPETKSKRHSHYAYRPTAVAREPVEVVLNGCGDHVIKAGRTAENINMNGADGATSSPYFAKNNDNYIDDHGDYGHDDYNDSFQKFADFLKSLRALKIRDMGGDGGGRIMSSGLDVSESDLPHVEWISKLVQ, from the coding sequence ATGTTGAAAGGTGTCAATCCCAGTTGTGTTTACGACTTCTCCGACCACCATTTCTCTGGCATCGCCGCCGCCGCCGAGTACAACGACCGCGTCGACGATGCAATATACGGCTCCGACGAGTTCCGAATGTATGCTTACAAGATCAAACGCTGCCCGAGGATGAGGAGCCACGATTGGACGGAGTGTCCGTACGCCCACCGCGGCGAGAAGGCGCAGCGGCGGGACCCGCGgaagttcaattactcagctatCGTCTGTCCGGCGTTCCGAAACGGCGCCAGCTGTAGCAAGGGAGACACTTGCGAATTCGCGCACGGCGTCTTCGAGTACTGGCTCCACCCGGCCAGATACCGGACCCGCGCCTGCAATTCCGGCCAGCTTTGCCAGCGAAAGGTGTGTTTCTTCGCCCACTCACCCGAGCAGCTCCGCCCGGAGACCAAGTCTAAACGCCATAGCCATTACGCGTACCGACCGACCGCGGTGGCCCGCGAGCCGGTGGAAGTGGTGTTGAATGGCTGTGGTGATCATGTAATCAAGGCAGGGAGGACTGCTGAGAATATTAACATGAATGGTGCAGATGGTGCCACTTCATCACCATATTTTGCGAAGAATAATGATAATTATATTGATGATCATGGTGATTACGGTCATGATGATTATAATGATTCTTTTCAGAAATTTGCTGATTTCTTGAAGAGTTTGAGGGCACTGAAGATAAGagatatgggtggagatggtggAGGAAGGATTATGAGTTCCGGGTTGGATGTTTCGGAATCGGATTTGCCCCATGTTGAATGGATTTCAAAGTTGGTGCAATAA